ACCCAGCTGGCGGTGTCATCCTCGCCGCCGTATTCTACCTGGCATTCACTGCCCTCGGCCTGGTGCTGTTCTCCCGGGAGCGCATGGACAAGACGTGGTCGGAGAAGGCGAGGAGGTCGTTGAAGCTGGGGTGAGCGCTCTCCGAGTCTAAAACTTCAGCACGATCGGCGACCGGCGGAAGGAAGAGAGGATGCGGTCCGCTTCCGCCGATCTAGTATATCATATTCCGATATATTCCCTTAATAAGCGGCCCACCGTTCCTCCGTAGGAGTGAGGGTATCATGTCGTCAAAGGGTTCCCGCAGTCCTAAGAAGATCCTATTAACGTCGGTGGCGATCGACGCGCTGGGGTGCGTCATCCTGGTCATCGGAGCGCTGGCATCGATACCCCTGGCGTTCGGAGCAGGCATCGCGATAATCATTCTCGGGATGGCCATCACGATCGTCCAGCTGGTGGCCTTCTCCCGCCATCCGGCCACCTCCGGAGAGAGTACAGCAACGCCCGGGAACAACGAGCCCGGCGTCCTATACTCCGACTCCCTGGTGCGCCTATCGGATAGGGGCATCTCCTTTCTCACCAGCTCGCCATCCCGCACCGTGCCGTACTCGGAGATCGAGGGCATCGCATCGCTGGAGCCGACCCTCAGGAACGGGAAATGGCGCATCTGGGGTACCGGTAACCTTTCAACATGGTTCGTGTGGGACGGTCGCCGTCCGTCGAGGGACCGCATCTTCGTCGCTACCCTCAGAGGGGAGGGCACTAAGCTGGGGTTCACCGTCGAGGACTCCTTCCGCGTGGAGAGCATCCTCCGCGGAAAGGGCCTCATCCGGCCGTGATCACAGCGACTTGAGCAGCTTGGCGATGCCCGAGGACTCCCGTGGTCCCACGACGATCTTCGTGCCAGTCATCTCCTGCAGCTTGCCGGACATCCGGGACAGCATGCCTGGGATGATGACCATGTTCTTCTTGCTCTTCTCCAGCACCCCGCTCGAGCGCAGCGCCTCGTCGACGCCCTCGGCCGTCAGCTTCCCGGCGGAGAAGGCGGTCATGACCGACAGCCCCTCGGTATCGACCACGAGGAGCCAGGCGGGCACCCGGCTCTTCTCGATGTCCGCGGCCACGGTGAAGTAGGTGAGGGAGAAGTTGGTGGTGAAGAGCACCGGCGAGTCCTCGCCAGGATTGTTGATCGGATATAAACCGGCCTTTACCTGGATGGGGACCTGCGGATCGGTATAGATGTTCTGCCGGAGCACGAACAGCGGGATGGCGTGCGCCGGGTTCAGGTCGTCCAGGAGCACGATGCCGCCGTACTTCATCGTCGATACCAAAGCCATCAACACTCCCTGCCCATTGCCGCAGGCGTTGGTGACGATGGGATATCCCAGACCGCGGAAGGACTTCTTGACCGCGTTCTTGCGCACGATAGTGTTCCTCTCCACCAGCTGCCGCAGGTCCTTTGGGCCGAGGTCGAGCACTAGGTCCTCGACCCCTGCGGCGCGGACCTTCTCCACGAGATCGGCCAGGCCATTGAGGTCATCGTGCCTGACGGCCAGCGGGAACTTGAGCTCCTTGGCCACCGCGGCCATGGCCTGGTAGTTGCCGCCTGAAGCGGCGTAGATGAGGGGCCGGGACAAGGTGACCGCTGACGCCGCGGCCTTGATGGCCGTGGGATCGTCGCTCATCAGGATCAGGGGCAGAGCGCTCTCCTTGGAAACGCGGGAGACCAGCGAGGCGAACCGGGCCGGGTCGCCGGAATCGTTGCGCACCCCCACCAAATCCATCGCCAGAGTCTGGCCCACTCGGTCGAACCGGAGGTCTGAGGCACGCTTGAGCTTGGCCGTGGCCTCCTTCTCGCTCGCCTGGTCCGAGATGACGATCGCGTATCGCGTCTGATGGAAGAACTTTTTGTCGTGGCGGTACAGCTCGGTCTCGTCCCCAATCTCGATCTTGCTCTCGCCCGCTCCGATGCTCACCAGGCGGATGGGCGGGGCGGAGGACGCCTCCAGCTTGGCCTTCCCTTCCTCGGTGACGTACGGGCAGTCGGACAGCTTCGCCTTCGAGTTGGCGAGCTGCATGGCGAAAGCGAGGCAGGTGGGGAAGTTGCACTTGCCGCAGTTCTTTTTGGGCAGGAACTTGAAGATCTCGATAGCCGTCGGCATTACTGACCACCTCGCAGACCGTCGATAGCCTCTCGGAGCACGGCCATGGATCGAGGGGAACGGACGATGAGCAGGTCCGCCCCGGACATGAGCGCGGCGAGACCGGTGGTCGCCTCCCACCACGTTCCCCGCTCCTCCGCGTCCCCCCATTGGTCGTTCTCCTCCGTTGCTTCCCTCGCTTCCCACGAGGTCGTAATATCACATAACATCGGCGCCTGGAGCATGCGATCACCCATTAGCGCCGCGATGCGTATGCGTTCATTGACCGAGTAGGAGTACTCGAGGCCCATGCCCAGCCCGGCCATCAAGGGGTCCATGATCACGTTGTCGAGCTTCACTCCGAAATCAGCCAATAGGATGTTCATCTGCTTGGCGAGGTTGATGTCAAGGTTGGAGAATGCTATCAAGGCATGGCGGTTGGCCATGGCCGCGGCGGAGATGGTCTTGTATGCCGCCTCCTCCGCCTGACCGAGGAGCAATCGTTCCCTGGCGCAAGCGTTGCTGACCGCCTCCATGGTCTTCGAGTCCTTTTCCTCCTGCCCGCAGCCGTAGACGATGATCGGTACGCTGACCGCCTTGAGGACCTCGACCACGGTCCTGGCGGCATCCTCCGAGGACGCGTTCAAGCTCTCGGGATTGGTGCTCCTCAGCTTCAGGCAGACAAGGTCGGCGTGGAACTCATCCACCCATCTTTTGGCCCAGGTGACGGGATCCCTCACCGAATCGCCGAACGCCCGCACCGCCAGGTCCGTTAGGAGGGAAGGATCGTCGATAACCTCCCCGACCAGCAGCTGGCGCTTGCCCAGCCCCTCGTACGAGAGGAAGGGCATGCCCGCGGCACCTCCAACTTCCACCGCCTGGCGGCTTCCGCCCTCGGCCGATGAAGTGCCGAGCTTGACAGCTCCGATCTTTCCTGACCACTTCTCTCTGGGGACCGGTACCTCGACCATGATGATTCCTCTTGACTATGACAGCAGCGGGGGCATTTTAAGGGCAGGATGATCGACCTTGACCATCCATTCCATGAGCCCATCGGTATCGGTGGTGATCGTCTCGTCGGCGATCTTATCCACGAAGGTGGGTTCGCCCAGCTCCTCGGCCCTCTTCTGGAGGGCGTCGCGCATCGCTTCCTTCAGCTCCCTGGGCATCCAGGCGATGCGCAGGAAGCCTCCGTCGGCGGGGATGAACTTCCGGCTGGTAATATATTTTCTTCCTATTCCGATGAAGCCCGGGGTCTGCCTCCCGCCTCCCACCGAGCCGGCGAGGGAGGAGAACTTCATGCCGATAGGGGTCATGCCCGGATATTCGCGGTTCACCGCGATCACTGCCTGGGCGTCAGCGGTCATGGCGACAATGACCTCGAAGCAGCCGCAGGAGGTCATGGGGTCTTCCATCATCGTATAGGCATTGAACCGCTCGATCTTGTGATGGGTGCCCTCGAACACCGCCTCGTTGACCCCGGTCCACTGCCCCCTGGCCTCATCTAAGCAATCGCCTTTTACGATGCCTTTGTTGGGCCCGTGAGGATCGATCTCCTCCGCCGCCCTGGCATCCAGCCAGTTCACCGCACCGCACAGTCCCAGACGCTCAGGGGTGACGATGCAGATGTGATCGGGGGCAAAGCTGGAACACAGGGAACAGCTGAAGAACCGGTCCACGCTCTCATCAGTTAGCCCAGCGACCCTGGCGTCGCGCTGCGCGTACACGTCCAGCGCCTCCGGCAGACGGTTCCGCACCTCGGTCTCGTCGGTGACGACGGTGACCTGAACGCGGGATACGATGTTGCCGAACTCCTCCTTGAGCTTGGTGATGAGGATATCTCCGAAGTGCTTGAACTTGAGGCCGGACGCTACCGCTGGCTTGCTCAACCTGATCCACAAGATGTTCCTCTGGCCGGTGTGCCAGGCGCCCTCGGCGTAGTTGATGAACAGGTGGATACGCCTCTCCAGGACGCCCTCGAAGTCCTCGTTCATCCTCTTCCCGTAGACGTCGACCAGGATGGCGATCGGTGTTTTGCCGCCTTCTGGCAACGAGTCGACGTCGGGGCCTATCACCCGGACCTTCCCGTCCTCTACCTCGCCCTCCGGGCGAACGCGGAGCAGTTCGAAGGCCAGAGTCTTAGAAGCTCCCCCCGCCTCGATGTAGGTGTCAGGGCGGCGCACGACCTCGCCCTCGAAAGCCGGTCCGTACGCGACCGGGATGTTCACCGGCGCCAGCTTGACCTTGATGCCCCGCAGCTCCAGCGCCGCCTGCACCATCCGCTCCGGTTCCTCGATCTGGACGAGCTTCTCCGGGATGCCCTCCACCGGCTGGTCGGTCACGATACATGCGCCGTTGAGCACCGCGGCGAAGGCCGCCCCGGCGGTCACCGCGTCCAGCGGTCCGAACTCCAGGACGAAGACCTTCGGGCGCTTAGCCAGATACGCCGAGATGCCCTCACGGTCCCCCCGCTGCACCCCACCGAAGGACAGCGCGGCGCGGATGGCGAAGTTCAGCGCATGTACGATCTGCGTACCGTGGCCTACCGGGTACAGGCGGGAACGCTCGCCCATCTGCACGTTCCTGGAGGCCAGCTGCTCGATGACATCGCCGGAGGCGATGATCAGGATGCCCTTGGACTGCAGGTCGCGGACGATCCTGACCAGCGCATCCTCGTCCGGGCTGCGGCCCACCAGCACCGCCGCCCCGGGGATGGTATCGTCGACGAACGCGAACCCCAGCTCGCGAATGATCTTGTCCGGCACGAAGCCCATGTACGGGGTGCCCTCGTACGGCCGCTGGTCCTCGATGTACTTCAAGGCCTCGATGACCTCGGCGGCGATCATGGTCGCCTCGCCGGCGGCGAGCGCGGCCTCCACCGACGGTGCTTCGACGAGCCTGGAGCGGTAGGGGTCGAGAACGGATGCTAGCTGACCGAGCGTCTTCGCCTCCCGACCATCCCAGGCGTACACCGCCGGGAGCTCGTAGCACGTCTCTGGGTACTCTACCGGACGGTCCGGTCCGTACTTCGCGAGCGCCTCCTTGAGCGCACCGTCCGCAAGGTCGAGGGCTGCGTGCCCCCCCTGCACGGCAAGGGCGAACAGGTCATGATTGGAGATGGTTTCCGTCACGTTAGGTCCTCCCGACAGCGCGGGCCCTTATCCCGAAAGC
This DNA window, taken from Methanomassiliicoccus sp., encodes the following:
- the acsC gene encoding acetyl-CoA decarbonylase/synthase complex subunit gamma; translated protein: MPTAIEIFKFLPKKNCGKCNFPTCLAFAMQLANSKAKLSDCPYVTEEGKAKLEASSAPPIRLVSIGAGESKIEIGDETELYRHDKKFFHQTRYAIVISDQASEKEATAKLKRASDLRFDRVGQTLAMDLVGVRNDSGDPARFASLVSRVSKESALPLILMSDDPTAIKAAASAVTLSRPLIYAASGGNYQAMAAVAKELKFPLAVRHDDLNGLADLVEKVRAAGVEDLVLDLGPKDLRQLVERNTIVRKNAVKKSFRGLGYPIVTNACGNGQGVLMALVSTMKYGGIVLLDDLNPAHAIPLFVLRQNIYTDPQVPIQVKAGLYPINNPGEDSPVLFTTNFSLTYFTVAADIEKSRVPAWLLVVDTEGLSVMTAFSAGKLTAEGVDEALRSSGVLEKSKKNMVIIPGMLSRMSGKLQEMTGTKIVVGPRESSGIAKLLKSL
- a CDS encoding acetyl-CoA decarbonylase/synthase complex subunit delta, yielding MVEVPVPREKWSGKIGAVKLGTSSAEGGSRQAVEVGGAAGMPFLSYEGLGKRQLLVGEVIDDPSLLTDLAVRAFGDSVRDPVTWAKRWVDEFHADLVCLKLRSTNPESLNASSEDAARTVVEVLKAVSVPIIVYGCGQEEKDSKTMEAVSNACARERLLLGQAEEAAYKTISAAAMANRHALIAFSNLDINLAKQMNILLADFGVKLDNVIMDPLMAGLGMGLEYSYSVNERIRIAALMGDRMLQAPMLCDITTSWEAREATEENDQWGDAEERGTWWEATTGLAALMSGADLLIVRSPRSMAVLREAIDGLRGGQ
- the acsB gene encoding acetyl-CoA decarbonylase/synthase complex subunit alpha/beta; translated protein: MTETISNHDLFALAVQGGHAALDLADGALKEALAKYGPDRPVEYPETCYELPAVYAWDGREAKTLGQLASVLDPYRSRLVEAPSVEAALAAGEATMIAAEVIEALKYIEDQRPYEGTPYMGFVPDKIIRELGFAFVDDTIPGAAVLVGRSPDEDALVRIVRDLQSKGILIIASGDVIEQLASRNVQMGERSRLYPVGHGTQIVHALNFAIRAALSFGGVQRGDREGISAYLAKRPKVFVLEFGPLDAVTAGAAFAAVLNGACIVTDQPVEGIPEKLVQIEEPERMVQAALELRGIKVKLAPVNIPVAYGPAFEGEVVRRPDTYIEAGGASKTLAFELLRVRPEGEVEDGKVRVIGPDVDSLPEGGKTPIAILVDVYGKRMNEDFEGVLERRIHLFINYAEGAWHTGQRNILWIRLSKPAVASGLKFKHFGDILITKLKEEFGNIVSRVQVTVVTDETEVRNRLPEALDVYAQRDARVAGLTDESVDRFFSCSLCSSFAPDHICIVTPERLGLCGAVNWLDARAAEEIDPHGPNKGIVKGDCLDEARGQWTGVNEAVFEGTHHKIERFNAYTMMEDPMTSCGCFEVIVAMTADAQAVIAVNREYPGMTPIGMKFSSLAGSVGGGRQTPGFIGIGRKYITSRKFIPADGGFLRIAWMPRELKEAMRDALQKRAEELGEPTFVDKIADETITTDTDGLMEWMVKVDHPALKMPPLLS